Proteins from a genomic interval of Phenylobacterium sp. LH3H17:
- a CDS encoding VOC family protein, whose translation MLKLDHVVFPVRDAGKSLAFYRDILELPLVDAHEGDDWGSYPWLMMIFALPDGGEIVLVELKDAPRPRYKDLPRDVRHYAMAEGSISDLARWRRKLRAAEVRFWEEDHGAQQSIYFEDPDGVVLEITAPPSRPGDAPSARAARAVQRWLGAQPQA comes from the coding sequence ATGCTGAAGCTGGACCACGTGGTGTTTCCCGTCCGCGACGCGGGCAAGAGCCTCGCCTTCTATCGCGACATCCTGGAACTGCCGCTGGTCGACGCCCATGAGGGCGACGACTGGGGCTCCTATCCCTGGCTGATGATGATCTTCGCCCTGCCGGACGGCGGCGAGATCGTGCTGGTGGAGCTGAAGGACGCGCCGCGCCCCAGGTACAAGGACCTGCCCAGGGACGTGCGGCACTACGCCATGGCGGAGGGGTCGATTTCCGACCTGGCCCGGTGGCGCAGGAAGTTGCGCGCCGCCGAGGTCCGCTTCTGGGAAGAGGACCACGGCGCGCAGCAGTCGATCTATTTCGAGGATCCGGACGGCGTCGTCCTCGAGATCACCGCGCCGCCCAGCCGGCCTGGGGACGCCCCCTCCGCCCGCGCCGCCCGCGCGGTCCAGCGTTGGCTGGGCGCCCAGCCCCAGGCTTGA
- the phoB gene encoding phosphate regulon transcriptional regulator PhoB → MTPHILVVEDEDALSTLLQYNLDKEGYEVAVAADGEEALTLVSERLPDIIVLDWMLPKISGIEVCRRLRQRSESRNVPIIMLTARGEESDRIRGLDTGADDYIVKPFAMSELSARIRAVLRRIRPGLAEDRVHIGDLVIDRVAHRVKRAGKEIHLGPTEFRLLDYLMQHPGRVFSREQLLDAVWGSDVYVEARTVDVHVGRLRKALNREEAADPIRTVRSAGYSLDMDA, encoded by the coding sequence TTGACGCCGCACATCCTGGTGGTCGAGGACGAAGACGCCCTCTCGACCCTGCTGCAGTACAATCTCGACAAGGAAGGCTACGAGGTCGCCGTCGCCGCCGACGGCGAGGAGGCCTTGACCCTGGTCTCCGAGCGCCTGCCCGACATCATCGTCCTCGACTGGATGCTGCCGAAGATTTCCGGCATCGAGGTCTGCCGCCGCCTGCGCCAGCGCTCGGAAAGCCGCAACGTGCCGATCATCATGCTCACCGCCCGCGGCGAGGAGAGCGACCGCATCCGCGGCCTGGACACCGGCGCCGACGACTACATCGTCAAACCCTTCGCCATGAGCGAGCTGTCGGCCCGCATCCGCGCGGTGCTGCGCCGCATCCGGCCGGGCCTCGCCGAGGACCGCGTCCATATCGGCGACCTGGTCATCGACCGCGTCGCCCACCGGGTGAAGCGCGCCGGCAAGGAGATTCACCTGGGACCCACCGAGTTCCGCCTGCTGGACTATCTGATGCAGCACCCCGGCCGAGTGTTTTCCCGCGAGCAGCTGCTGGACGCGGTCTGGGGCTCGGACGTCTATGTCGAGGCCCGCACCGTGGACGTGCATGTGGGCCGGCTGCGCAAGGCGCTGAACCGCGAGGAAGCCGCCGACCCGATCCGCACGGTGCGCTCAGCGGGCTATTCCCTGGACATGGACGCGTAG
- the phoU gene encoding phosphate signaling complex protein PhoU produces the protein MSEHIVKSYEDELNTLTAECARMGGLCEAQVSEAIDAVVKRDQAAAELVVGRDERLDVLEADIERKAIRLIALRQPMANDLRKTVAAMKIASNLERCGDLAKNIAKRTLVLTEAEPITPLTRSIERMGRLVLGRLKDVLDAYTGSDLDRALAVWTRDDEVDEHYNSLFRELLTYMMGDPRTITACAHLLFVAKNLERIGDHATNIAEIIHYEITGEEMISADRPKTDALRV, from the coding sequence ATGAGCGAGCACATCGTCAAATCCTACGAAGACGAGCTGAACACCCTCACGGCTGAGTGCGCCCGCATGGGCGGCCTCTGCGAGGCTCAGGTCAGCGAGGCCATCGACGCCGTGGTCAAGCGCGACCAGGCCGCCGCCGAACTGGTGGTCGGCCGCGACGAGCGGCTGGATGTCCTGGAGGCCGATATCGAGCGAAAGGCCATCCGCCTCATCGCCCTGCGCCAACCCATGGCCAACGATCTGCGCAAGACCGTGGCCGCGATGAAGATCGCCTCCAACCTCGAGCGCTGCGGCGACCTGGCCAAGAACATCGCCAAGCGCACCCTGGTGCTGACCGAGGCCGAGCCGATCACCCCGCTGACCCGCTCCATCGAACGCATGGGTCGGCTGGTGCTGGGCCGGCTGAAGGATGTGCTGGACGCCTATACGGGCTCCGACCTCGACCGGGCGCTCGCCGTCTGGACGCGGGACGACGAGGTGGACGAGCACTACAACAGCCTGTTCCGCGAGCTGCTGACCTACATGATGGGCGATCCTCGCACGATCACCGCCTGCGCCCACCTGCTGTTCGTCGCCAAGAACCTCGAGCGTATCGGGGACCACGCCACCAACATCGCCGAGATCATCCACTACGAGATCACCGGCGAGGAGATGATCTCCGCCGACCGGCCCAAGACCGACGCCCTGCGCGTCTAG
- the pstB gene encoding phosphate ABC transporter ATP-binding protein PstB: MPSQRDDVAAHAEAPVHIAVDRVHAAAPVGGIKIRARDVNVFYGDKQALFDVGLDVPEKAVTALIGPSGCGKSTFLRSINRMNDTIPGCKVKGRIELDGEDINDKSIDPVVLRARVGMVFQKPNPFPKTIFENVAYGPRIHGTASGKAELEAIVESSLKRAGLWAEVADRLHQPGTSLSGGQQQRLVIARAIAVSPEVILMDEPCSALDPIATARIEELIDELRNQYCIVIVTHSMAQAARVSQKTAFFHLGKLVEAGPTGEMFTNPRDNRTQDYITGRFG; this comes from the coding sequence ATGCCCAGTCAGCGCGATGACGTCGCCGCCCACGCCGAGGCGCCCGTGCATATCGCCGTGGACCGCGTCCACGCCGCCGCCCCTGTCGGCGGGATCAAGATCCGCGCCCGCGACGTCAACGTCTTCTACGGCGACAAACAGGCCCTGTTCGACGTCGGGCTCGACGTGCCGGAAAAGGCGGTCACCGCCCTGATCGGCCCCTCGGGCTGCGGCAAGTCCACCTTCTTGCGCTCGATCAACCGGATGAACGACACCATCCCGGGCTGCAAGGTGAAGGGCCGCATTGAGCTGGACGGCGAGGACATCAACGACAAGTCGATCGATCCGGTGGTGCTGCGCGCCAGGGTGGGCATGGTGTTCCAGAAGCCGAACCCGTTCCCCAAAACCATCTTCGAGAACGTCGCCTACGGCCCGCGCATCCACGGCACGGCCAGCGGCAAGGCCGAGCTGGAGGCCATCGTCGAGAGCTCGCTGAAGCGCGCCGGCCTCTGGGCCGAGGTCGCCGACCGGCTGCACCAGCCAGGCACGAGCCTCTCAGGCGGTCAGCAGCAGCGCCTGGTCATCGCCAGGGCCATCGCCGTCTCGCCCGAGGTCATCCTGATGGACGAGCCCTGCTCGGCGCTGGACCCGATCGCCACGGCGCGGATCGAGGAGCTGATCGACGAGCTGCGCAACCAGTATTGCATCGTCATCGTCACCCACTCCATGGCCCAGGCCGCGCGGGTCTCGCAGAAGACCGCCTTCTTCCACCTGGGCAAGCTGGTGGAGGCCGGTCCGACCGGCGAGATGTTCACCAACCCCCGGGACAACCGCACCCAGGACTACATCACCGGCCGGTTCGGCTAG
- the pstA gene encoding phosphate ABC transporter permease PstA, with product MTDATLPTAAATDLRRLVEARLKRRHAEERRFRLYGRIAIIVALSFLAVLLGRIIHQGYTTFIDNQISVSVYLDPAKIDRADIGGANYDQMVAQSLLATLGETDDEYGEKSGKVLEIMSNDLGFQLLKQVRADPSVIGKRVTVTGPVKSDASLYYKGEIKRSTPQDSRKLDDQQLDWLDELQAAGAIKSGFNFGFLTRSDSTEPEQAGVLGAIVGSLMMLFVTAFLAVPIGVLAATYLEEFAPKNRWTDIVEVNINNLAAVPSIVYGLLGLAVFINWLAVPRSSPLVGGLVLALMALPTVIIATRSALKAVPPSIREAALGVGASRTQTVFHHVLPLAMPGVMTGAILSLAHALGETAPLLMIGMVSFVPGVPESLTGSATVLPVQVFIWETASERGFHERTAAAIIVLLVFMIVMNLTAILVRRRFERRW from the coding sequence ATGACTGACGCGACCCTCCCGACCGCGGCGGCGACCGACCTGCGCCGGCTCGTCGAAGCCCGCCTAAAGCGGCGCCACGCCGAGGAGAGGCGATTCCGCCTCTATGGCCGCATCGCCATCATCGTGGCCCTGTCGTTCCTGGCCGTGCTGCTGGGCCGGATCATCCACCAGGGCTACACGACGTTCATCGACAACCAGATCAGCGTCTCGGTCTATCTGGACCCGGCCAAGATCGACCGGGCCGACATCGGCGGCGCCAATTACGACCAGATGGTCGCCCAGTCCCTGCTGGCGACCCTGGGCGAGACCGACGACGAGTACGGCGAGAAATCCGGCAAGGTCCTCGAGATCATGTCGAACGACCTGGGCTTCCAGCTGCTGAAGCAGGTCCGCGCCGATCCCTCGGTCATCGGCAAGCGAGTGACCGTCACCGGCCCGGTGAAGTCGGACGCCAGCCTCTACTACAAGGGCGAGATCAAGCGCTCGACGCCGCAGGACAGCCGCAAGCTGGACGACCAGCAGCTCGATTGGCTGGACGAACTGCAGGCGGCCGGCGCGATCAAGTCGGGCTTCAATTTCGGCTTCCTGACCCGGTCCGACTCCACCGAGCCGGAGCAGGCAGGGGTCCTGGGCGCCATCGTCGGGTCGCTGATGATGCTGTTCGTCACCGCCTTCCTCGCGGTGCCCATCGGGGTGTTGGCGGCGACCTACCTGGAAGAGTTCGCGCCGAAGAACCGCTGGACCGACATCGTCGAGGTCAACATCAACAACCTCGCCGCGGTGCCCTCCATCGTCTACGGCCTGCTCGGCCTGGCGGTGTTCATCAACTGGCTGGCCGTGCCGCGCTCCTCGCCCCTGGTCGGCGGGCTCGTCCTGGCCCTGATGGCCCTGCCGACGGTGATCATCGCCACGCGCTCGGCGCTGAAGGCCGTGCCGCCCTCGATCCGCGAAGCGGCGCTGGGCGTCGGCGCCTCGCGCACCCAGACGGTCTTCCACCATGTCCTGCCGCTGGCCATGCCGGGCGTCATGACCGGCGCCATTCTCTCCCTGGCCCACGCCCTGGGCGAAACCGCGCCGCTGCTGATGATCGGCATGGTCTCCTTCGTGCCCGGCGTGCCCGAAAGCCTAACCGGCTCGGCCACCGTCCTGCCCGTTCAGGTGTTCATCTGGGAGACCGCGTCCGAGCGTGGTTTCCACGAGCGCACGGCCGCGGCCATTATCGTCCTTCTGGTGTTCATGATCGTCATGAACCTCACCGCCATTCTCGTGAGGCGCCGCTTCGAGCGGCGGTGGTAG
- the pstC gene encoding phosphate ABC transporter permease subunit PstC, whose protein sequence is MLTWLALAALTLFSIAAYMAARRRAVAVAGGKTSSLHSLPGYHGAYAALLAGVPAALLVLMIAMFGGRLEAGLLRLDAPAAVQALTAPQQDVFYDDARALARGGQPSETPYAGDLKTALDAKVARSSQLQRMIDYGALSLAAVLALAGAALAYPRIGVQFRARNRVEGWIAALFIVCSVTAVLTTVGIVASLVWESWRFFQAVPPLQFLFGTEWDPQIAMRTDQYATSGAFGAVPLFVGTFLIMIIAMAVAAPIGLYSAIYLSEYASPWTRSVVKPMLEILAGVPTVVYGFFAALTVGPLFRSFFNWIGGMLVGGPMDGVGLYLMQVQNQMALVAGAVMGIMLIPFVSSLSDDIINAVPQSLRDGSLAMGATRSETVKKVVLPAALPGIMAALLLAISRAVGETMIVTMAAGLQAKTTLNPLDTVTTVTVQIVTLLTGDQEFDSPKTLAAFGLGLTLFVVTLMLNIVALRIVQKYREQYD, encoded by the coding sequence ATGCTCACCTGGCTCGCTCTGGCGGCGCTGACCCTCTTCTCCATCGCCGCCTATATGGCCGCGCGGCGTCGCGCCGTGGCCGTGGCTGGCGGCAAGACGTCGAGCCTGCATTCGCTTCCCGGTTACCACGGCGCCTACGCGGCCCTGTTGGCGGGCGTTCCCGCCGCCCTGCTGGTGCTGATGATCGCCATGTTCGGCGGACGGCTCGAGGCCGGCCTGCTGCGCCTCGACGCCCCCGCCGCCGTCCAGGCCCTGACCGCGCCGCAGCAGGACGTCTTCTATGACGACGCCCGCGCCCTGGCCCGCGGCGGCCAGCCCAGCGAGACTCCCTACGCCGGTGACCTGAAGACGGCGCTCGACGCCAAGGTCGCCCGTTCCAGCCAGCTCCAACGGATGATCGACTACGGGGCGCTCTCCCTGGCGGCGGTCCTGGCGCTGGCCGGCGCCGCCCTGGCCTATCCGAGAATCGGAGTCCAGTTCCGCGCCCGCAACCGCGTGGAGGGCTGGATCGCGGCCCTGTTTATCGTCTGTTCGGTCACAGCCGTGCTCACCACGGTGGGCATCGTGGCTTCCCTCGTCTGGGAGAGTTGGCGCTTCTTCCAGGCCGTGCCCCCGCTGCAGTTCCTGTTCGGGACCGAGTGGGACCCCCAGATCGCCATGCGGACGGACCAGTACGCGACCTCGGGGGCGTTCGGGGCCGTGCCGTTGTTCGTCGGCACCTTCCTGATCATGATCATCGCCATGGCCGTGGCCGCGCCCATCGGCCTCTATTCGGCGATATATCTTTCCGAATACGCCAGTCCCTGGACCCGCTCGGTGGTCAAGCCGATGCTGGAGATCCTCGCGGGCGTGCCCACGGTGGTCTACGGCTTCTTCGCCGCCCTGACGGTGGGACCGCTGTTCCGCAGCTTCTTCAACTGGATCGGCGGCATGCTGGTCGGCGGCCCGATGGACGGGGTCGGCCTGTACCTGATGCAGGTCCAGAACCAGATGGCGCTCGTCGCCGGGGCGGTGATGGGCATCATGCTTATCCCCTTCGTCTCCTCCCTGTCGGACGACATCATCAACGCCGTGCCGCAGTCCCTGCGCGACGGCAGCCTGGCCATGGGCGCGACGCGCTCGGAGACGGTCAAGAAGGTGGTGCTGCCCGCCGCCCTGCCCGGGATCATGGCGGCCCTGCTGCTGGCGATCTCGCGGGCCGTGGGCGAGACCATGATCGTCACCATGGCCGCCGGCCTGCAGGCCAAGACCACGCTCAATCCGCTCGACACGGTCACCACGGTCACCGTGCAGATCGTCACCCTGCTGACCGGCGACCAGGAGTTCGACAGTCCCAAGACCCTGGCGGCCTTCGGTTTGGGCCTCACGCTCTTCGTCGTGACCCTGATGCTGAACATCGTGGCCCTGCGTATCGTGCAGAAATATCGGGAACAGTATGACTGA
- a CDS encoding ATP-binding protein codes for MSPSWTPEKLATYAPFWPVLTAGLAGIMGIVGLAMASAADPQLTAWMVLLVAGATGLAAWHVAEQVRALAPAVEAATRAAHEDAPPYANLINALPDPVLVIAAHEPDDLTGRRFVLVNDAARETFRIQYDAGLLVTAIRDPQVLEAVDEALFGGMNAEAVYEMRGAQERVLRAIAKPLGVAPDGARLALLVLRDETDIRRSERTRADFLANASHELRTPLASLSGFIETLRGHARTDEGAREKFLGIMQAQAERMARLIDDLLSLSRIELNEHIAPEGEADLAAAVMDVVDGVAPLVRERDVKLVTDLPCRGEAIVAGDRDQIIQVIQNLVDNAIKYTPRGATVRISLRAGLTLEAAAAARNPAASRMSLLTPDHGPDIYAALQVSDSGVGLARETLPRLTERFYRVEGQKSGERQGTGLGLAIVKHIMNRHRGGLVVESVLGEGATFTAYFPMQRGVQGADVRPSAEGAVTKLS; via the coding sequence TTGTCGCCGTCTTGGACGCCGGAGAAGCTGGCCACCTACGCGCCGTTTTGGCCGGTGCTGACCGCTGGCCTGGCCGGAATCATGGGCATCGTCGGACTGGCGATGGCCAGCGCGGCCGATCCGCAGCTGACCGCCTGGATGGTGCTGCTGGTCGCCGGCGCGACCGGCCTGGCGGCCTGGCATGTGGCCGAGCAGGTCCGCGCCCTGGCCCCGGCGGTCGAGGCCGCGACCCGCGCGGCGCATGAAGACGCACCGCCCTATGCGAACCTGATTAACGCTCTGCCGGACCCGGTGCTGGTGATCGCCGCGCATGAACCCGATGACCTCACGGGTCGACGTTTCGTCCTGGTTAACGACGCTGCGCGCGAGACCTTCAGGATACAATATGACGCAGGCCTGCTGGTCACGGCGATCCGCGACCCGCAGGTGCTGGAGGCGGTCGACGAGGCCCTGTTCGGCGGGATGAACGCCGAGGCGGTCTACGAGATGCGCGGCGCCCAGGAACGGGTCCTGCGGGCCATAGCCAAGCCGCTTGGCGTGGCCCCGGACGGGGCCAGGCTCGCCCTGCTGGTGCTGCGCGACGAGACCGACATCCGCCGCTCGGAGCGGACCCGGGCCGATTTCCTGGCGAACGCCAGCCATGAACTGCGCACGCCGCTCGCCTCGCTGTCGGGCTTCATCGAGACCCTGCGTGGCCACGCGCGGACCGACGAGGGCGCGCGCGAGAAGTTCCTCGGCATCATGCAGGCCCAGGCCGAGCGCATGGCCCGGCTGATCGACGACCTGCTGTCCCTCAGCCGCATCGAGCTGAACGAGCACATCGCGCCGGAGGGGGAGGCCGACCTCGCGGCCGCGGTGATGGACGTGGTGGACGGGGTGGCGCCGCTGGTGCGTGAGCGGGACGTTAAGCTGGTCACCGACCTGCCTTGCCGGGGCGAGGCGATCGTGGCCGGCGACCGCGACCAGATCATCCAGGTGATCCAGAACCTCGTGGACAACGCGATCAAGTACACGCCCCGCGGCGCCACCGTGCGGATCTCCCTGCGCGCCGGCCTGACGCTCGAGGCCGCCGCCGCCGCGCGCAACCCCGCGGCCTCGCGGATGTCGCTGCTCACGCCCGATCACGGCCCGGACATCTACGCCGCCCTGCAGGTCAGCGATTCTGGGGTCGGCCTGGCGCGGGAAACCCTGCCCCGGCTCACCGAGCGGTTCTACCGGGTGGAGGGCCAGAAGAGCGGTGAGCGCCAAGGCACCGGCCTGGGCCTGGCCATCGTCAAACACATCATGAACCGCCATCGCGGCGGACTGGTCGTGGAAAGCGTGCTGGGAGAGGGGGCGACCTTCACCGCCTATTTTCCGATGCAGCGGGGCGTGCAAGGCGCCGACGTCCGCCCGTCGGCCGAGGGCGCTGTTACAAAACTGTCTTGA
- a CDS encoding OprO/OprP family phosphate-selective porin yields the protein MAWKTKLIAGVAAAAFAWPAMAAADEATDARIKALEEQLSLLQGQIADLKQSTANNIAAVRADATTTTVSLANGRPTIATSDGRFTASFRGVFQLDTAHYDQRAAGPLGSDFRRGSFGDAAENDRARDLNDGANFRRARLGIEGKAFGDFEYNFLYDFGGSGNEEAGKISAAWVQYGGLPFANAKIRIGAFSPPSGLEEAVSTNGSLFAERASPSELVRGIAAGDGRTAAAFLASGDNWTATAAITGNIIGVQTFDEQTAFVGRLSFVPFRRDDSLIHLGVNTSIVINPAASGPDVAGTAVTAIRLRDRPEIRVDGTRLVDIGNIDADGLTAIGAEFGAQWKNFYVQSEYFDIDVDRKGALGDPDFSGWYAQAGWTITGEARRYSNATFDAPRPAKPFDLKTGDWGAWELGLRYSKLDLNYLAGAPGTAAVAGAIRGGEQEIFTLGLNWYVNNVLRFQAAYQDVSVDRLSPGGTAFTAGSTPPAGAQVGQDLKIYSLRTQYAF from the coding sequence ATGGCGTGGAAGACCAAACTCATCGCGGGGGTCGCGGCCGCCGCGTTCGCCTGGCCGGCCATGGCCGCGGCGGACGAAGCCACCGACGCGCGCATCAAGGCGCTTGAGGAGCAATTGTCCCTGCTGCAGGGCCAGATCGCCGACCTGAAGCAGTCGACCGCCAACAACATCGCCGCGGTGCGCGCCGACGCGACCACGACCACGGTGTCGCTGGCCAACGGCCGCCCGACCATCGCGACCTCCGACGGCCGGTTCACCGCCTCGTTCCGCGGCGTGTTCCAGCTGGATACCGCCCACTACGACCAGCGCGCCGCCGGCCCGCTCGGCAGCGATTTCCGCCGTGGTTCGTTCGGCGACGCCGCCGAGAACGACCGGGCCCGCGACCTGAACGACGGCGCCAACTTCCGCCGCGCCCGGCTCGGCATCGAGGGCAAGGCCTTCGGGGACTTCGAATACAACTTCCTCTACGATTTCGGCGGCTCCGGAAACGAAGAGGCCGGCAAGATCAGCGCCGCCTGGGTGCAGTATGGCGGCCTGCCCTTCGCCAACGCCAAGATCCGCATCGGCGCCTTCTCCCCGCCCAGCGGCCTCGAGGAGGCGGTCTCGACCAACGGCTCGCTGTTCGCCGAGCGCGCCTCGCCCTCCGAACTTGTGCGCGGCATCGCCGCGGGCGACGGCCGCACGGCCGCGGCCTTCCTGGCCAGTGGCGACAACTGGACCGCCACAGCGGCCATCACCGGCAACATCATCGGCGTCCAGACCTTCGACGAGCAGACGGCCTTTGTCGGCCGGCTCTCCTTCGTGCCCTTCCGCCGCGACGACAGCCTGATCCACCTGGGGGTGAACACCTCCATCGTGATCAATCCGGCCGCCAGCGGGCCTGACGTGGCCGGAACAGCGGTCACGGCGATAAGGCTGCGCGATCGCCCGGAAATCCGCGTCGACGGCACACGCCTGGTCGACATCGGCAATATCGACGCCGACGGCCTGACCGCCATCGGCGCGGAGTTCGGCGCCCAGTGGAAGAATTTCTACGTCCAGTCGGAGTACTTCGACATCGACGTGGACCGGAAGGGCGCGCTGGGCGATCCCGACTTCTCCGGCTGGTACGCGCAGGCGGGCTGGACCATCACCGGCGAGGCGCGCCGCTACAGCAACGCCACTTTCGACGCCCCGCGCCCCGCCAAGCCGTTCGACCTCAAGACCGGCGACTGGGGAGCCTGGGAACTCGGCCTGCGTTACTCCAAGCTGGACTTGAACTACCTCGCGGGAGCCCCCGGCACGGCCGCCGTGGCGGGCGCCATCCGCGGCGGCGAACAGGAGATCTTCACCCTGGGTCTCAACTGGTACGTCAACAACGTCCTGCGCTTCCAGGCGGCCTATCAGGATGTCTCCGTCGATCGACTGTCGCCGGGCGGCACGGCCTTCACGGCCGGCTCCACGCCCCCGGCCGGGGCCCAGGTCGGTCAGGACCTGAAGATCTACTCGTTACGCACCCAGTACGCGTTCTGA
- a CDS encoding sulfate ABC transporter substrate-binding protein: MTHDLKLPSRRGVVAGAAAAAGPALLASAAAAQGKAKPITLLNVSYDPTRELYKDINAAYARYWKDKVGQDLAISQSHGGSGKQARSVIDGLQADVVTLALAYDIDEIAQRAKLLPANWQSRLPNNSTPYTSTIVFLVRKGNPWKIKDWGDLIKPGIDVITPNPKTSGGARWNYLAAWAWAQKNGRNPQAFVQELFKHVPVLDTGARGATTTFVQRGIGDVLLSWENEAHLAIEELGPGKVDIVVPSLSILAEPPVALVDKVVDRKKTRTVAEGYLNFLYSPIAQDLIGKNHYRPRSAEAAAKYASKFPKIPLVTIDDSFGGWKKAQATHFADGGVFDKIYKPG, from the coding sequence ATGACTCATGACTTGAAGCTCCCCTCTCGCCGCGGTGTCGTCGCGGGCGCCGCCGCCGCCGCGGGACCGGCGCTCCTGGCGAGCGCCGCGGCCGCCCAGGGCAAGGCCAAGCCCATCACCCTGCTGAACGTGAGCTACGACCCGACGCGTGAACTCTACAAGGACATCAACGCCGCCTACGCCAGGTACTGGAAGGACAAGGTCGGCCAGGACCTGGCGATCAGCCAGAGCCACGGCGGATCGGGCAAACAGGCGCGCTCGGTCATCGACGGATTGCAGGCCGATGTGGTGACCCTGGCGCTCGCCTACGACATCGACGAAATCGCCCAGAGGGCCAAGCTTCTGCCGGCCAACTGGCAGTCGCGCCTGCCCAACAACTCCACGCCCTACACCTCGACCATCGTGTTCCTGGTCCGCAAGGGCAATCCTTGGAAGATCAAGGACTGGGGCGACCTGATCAAGCCGGGGATCGACGTCATCACCCCCAATCCGAAGACCTCGGGCGGGGCGCGGTGGAACTACTTAGCGGCCTGGGCCTGGGCTCAGAAAAACGGCCGCAATCCCCAGGCGTTCGTCCAGGAACTTTTCAAGCATGTGCCGGTGCTCGACACCGGGGCCCGCGGAGCCACCACCACATTCGTCCAGCGGGGCATCGGCGACGTGTTGCTGTCCTGGGAGAACGAGGCCCATCTGGCCATCGAGGAACTGGGCCCCGGCAAGGTCGATATCGTCGTCCCGTCGCTGTCGATCCTGGCCGAACCGCCCGTGGCGCTGGTCGACAAGGTGGTCGACCGCAAGAAGACCCGCACCGTCGCCGAGGGCTACCTGAACTTCCTCTACAGCCCCATCGCCCAGGACCTGATCGGCAAGAATCACTACCGGCCGCGCAGCGCCGAGGCGGCGGCGAAATACGCCTCCAAGTTCCCGAAGATCCCGCTCGTCACCATCGACGACAGCTTCGGCGGATGGAAGAAGGCCCAGGCGACCCACTTCGCCGACGGCGGCGTTTTCGACAAGATCTACAAGCCGGGCTGA
- a CDS encoding SemiSWEET family sugar transporter encodes MNLSAADLIGTAAAVCSMGSFLPQIIKIWRERDASSVSLRMYVVTVTGFILWTAYGVLIQSWPVTGANAVCLTFAAVILTLKWRFRDRAAS; translated from the coding sequence ATGAACCTCTCCGCCGCCGACCTGATCGGGACCGCCGCCGCCGTCTGCTCGATGGGCAGCTTCCTCCCCCAGATCATCAAGATCTGGCGCGAGCGCGACGCCAGCTCGGTGTCGCTACGGATGTATGTGGTCACCGTGACGGGTTTCATCCTGTGGACCGCCTATGGGGTCCTCATCCAGAGCTGGCCGGTGACGGGCGCCAACGCCGTCTGCCTGACGTTCGCGGCGGTCATCCTGACGCTGAAGTGGCGATTCCGGGACCGGGCGGCGAGCTAG